The Thermus antranikianii DSM 12462 sequence TCCTGACCCTGGACACGGTGCAGCTGGGCTGGCGGCCCCGGGACCTGGACCTCGGCCACCTCCCCTTCCTCAAGGGGCAGGGCCTGGCCATCTACCTCACGGACCCCGCCTTCCTGAAGGCCCTGGACGAACCCCTGGAAGGCCCCGCCTTCCGCCCTAGGCCCACCCCCGCCCTCCTCAAGAACCTCCTCGCCCTAAGGCGGGCGGGAAGGCGCTTTGGGCTAAGCCTTTCCCGGATGCAGAAGGCGGTGCGCCGCTTCGTGGCCACCTACTCCTACCCGGAGCTTTCCTGGGACGACGTGGCCCGCCTGCGGGAAGCCACCTCCTTGCCCCTGATCCTCAAAGGGGTCCTCCGTCCCGAGGACGCCGCCCAAGGGGTGGCCCTGGGGGTGGACGGAATTTACGTCTCCAACCACGGGGGAAGGCAGGTGGACGGAAGCCTCGCCGCCCTCCATGCGCTTCCCCAGGTGGTCCAGGCGGTGGGGGGAAAGGTCCCGGTCCTCCTGGATAGCGGCGTCCGCACCGGGGCGGACGTGGCCAAGGCCCTGGCCCTAGGGGCCAGGGCGGTGGGCCTGGGGCGGCCTTATGTCTACGGCCTGGCCCTTGCGGGGGAGGAAGGGGTGGGGGCGGTTCTGGACCACGCGCTGGCGGAACTGGAACTCACCCTGGCCCTCTCGGGGGTGAGGAGCCTGGAGGAGCTCGGCCCCCACCTCCTTGCCAAGGAAAACCCCCCGCCCCTCTTGGGACGGGGAGGAGCCTAAGGGGTTTGCCCCTACTCCTGGGCCACCACGCTCACCTTGAGCTGGATGGGGACCTCGGGATGGGGCTTGTAGGTGAGGACGTACTCCCCAAGCTCCTTGATGGGCTTTTCCAGCTGGAGGCGCTTGGGGTCAATGGTGATCCCGTGCTGGCGGGAAAGGGCCTCGGCGATGTCCTTGGCGGTGACGGAGCCGTAGATCTTGGTCTCCCCCGCCCGCACCGGAATGGTGAGGGTGAGGTTCTCCAGGATCTCCTTAAGCCGCTCCGCCTCCGCCTTGCGCTCCGCCAGACGCTTGGCCTGGGCGCGGATCTTGGCCTCGAGGGCCTTCAGGTTGCTCTCCGTGGCCAAAACCGCCAGACCCCGGGGCAAGAGGTAGTTCCGGGCGTAGCCGGGCTTCACGTCCACCACCTGCCCCACGTCGCCCAGGTTCTCCAGGGGTTCCAAGAGAATGACCTTCACGGCTCACCCCCTACTTCCGCACCAGCTTCTCGGTGAAGGGCAAAAGCCCTAGGATCCTCGCCCGCTTGATGGTCTTGGCCAGGATCCGCTGCTCCTTGGCGGAAAGCCCCGTGCGGCGGCGGGGAAGGATCTTCCCCGTCTCCGACAGGAACCGCTTCAGCACCTCCACGTTCCGGTAGTCCCTGAGGTCAAACTCCCCCAGGGTGGCCTTCACCTTAGCCTTGCGGGATGGGCGCCTCTGCGCCTCCTTCTTTGGTTTCGCGTTCTTCGTGCTCAAAACGGCAAATCCTCCTCCGGCGGGAAGTCTTCCAGTCCTTCGTCGATGTCCACCCCACCCGTCTGGACGGAGCGCTCGGGCTCCTGGGGCCTGCTTCCGCCGGTCCTTTCAGGCCCACGGGTGGGTCGCTCCAACCTGAGGGCTTCCACACGGGTCTGGAAGCGCCTCTCCCCGGTGGAGCTCATCCAGGAGTCGTTCACCAAACGGCCGATCACCAAAAGCCCCTCGCCCCGCTTGAGTTCCCCGGCCCACTCGGCCAGGTCGCGCCAGGCCTGAACCTCTATGAAATGGGTCCTTTCCCCATCCGGCCCCTGGCCCGGGCGGCGCTCGTTGATCGCCAGGCCGAGCCTGGCCACCGCCGTCCCCTGGGGAGTGTAGCGCAGATCGGGATCGCGGGTGAGGTTGCCCATGAGGATCACCTGGTTTAGGGCGTGGCGGAGCCTGGGCTGGCCCCGGGCGTCCTCGAGGGTCTCGCGGCCCCGCCCCTCCAAGGGGTCGATGAAATCCGCCCGGATCTGGACCTCGCTCCGCTTCTCCCCTTCCCGCTCCCACTGCCGGTATTCCAGCCGGCCCTCCACAAAGACCAGCTGGCCCTTTTCCAGGATGTCCCCCCACATCTCCGCCTGCCGGCCTAAAAGGCGGACCCGATGGTACCAGGGCACCTCCCGCTCCTGGCCGGAAGCATCCAGGAGAGTATCCTGGCCCGCCAGGTTCAGGTCCAAAATGGCCATTCCCCCGGGGGTGTAGCGCATGTCCGGACGGGCGGTAAGGGTGCCGATAAGGAAAACGCGGTTCAGGCCTCTTGCCATGAGAACAGTTTACGCCTTGGTGAGGAGGGGCTCCTGGGTTTTCACCACCATGACCCGGCGCACGTTATCGCGCAGGCGGAGCTCCCGGGCCAGGTCGTTTACCCGGTCCTCGGGCATCTCCACCTGGTACCAGAGGAAGTAGCCCTGGGTGTCCTTGGCGATGGGGTAGGCCAGGCGGCGCATACCCCACTCCTCCACCTTTTCCACCCGGGCGCCGAAGGCCTCGAGGGTCTTCCCGATGACCTCCTTCTCCAGGGCGAGCTGGTTCTGGTCCAGGTTGGGGTTCAGGATGATGTTCACCTCGTACTTGCGCATCTACACCTCCTCTCCGGGCCCGGCAGGCCGCACGAGCTAAGATTATACCCTTTCGCCTCTCCTAAAAAAAGACCCAGGGGGCCCTAGGGCCCCCATATGGCTCCGCGGGCAGGACTCGAACCTGCGACCAACCGGTTAACAGCCGGCCGCTCTACCAGCTGAGCTACCGCGGACCGACCGCACTAGGCACTATAGCAGGAGGCCCTGGGAAGCGTCAAGAAGAAGACCCCGGGGAGTTTCCCCGGGGTCCAGCCAGGGATTTCTAAAGCTTCTTCAGGGCCTGGGTGAGCTGGGTGAGGACGTTCTGCGCATCCCCGTAGAGCATCCGGGTGTTGTCGGCGTAGAAGAGCTCGTTCTCCACTCCGGCAAAGCCCCTGCCCTGGCCCCGCTTGATGACGATGACGTTCTTGGCCTTGTCCACGTCCAGGATGGGCATGCCGTAAAGGGGGCTCCCCGGGCGGCGGGCGGCAGGGTTCACCACGTCGTTGGCCCCGATGACCACCGCCACGTCCACGGTGGGGAACTCGGGGTTGATCTCCTCGAGGTCCTTGAGCTTGTCGTAGTCCACGCCAGCCTCAGCCAGGAGCACGTTCATGTGCCCAGGCATCCGCCCCGCCACCGGGTGGATGGCGAACTTCACCTCCACCCCCTTGCTCTCCAAAAGGTCCGCCAGCTCCTTCACCTTGTGCTGGGCCTGGGAAAGGGCCATGCCGTAGCCGGGCACGAAGACCACCTTGCTGGCGTAGGCCAGCATGACGGCAGCATCCTCCACGTCGATGGGCTTGAGGCTTCCCTTGACCTCCCCGGCCTCCTGCTCCACGCCGAACCCCCCCATCAGCACGTTCCACACGGAGCGGTTCATGGCCCTGGCCATGAGCACGGTGAGGAGGGTACCCGCAGCCCCCACCAGGGTCCCCGCCACCATCAAGGCCGGGTTCCCCACGGCGAAGCCCTCAAAGCCCACGGCCATACCGGTGAAGGCGTTGTAGAAGCTGATGGCCACCGGCATATCCCCGCCCCCGATGGGTAGGGTCATGAGAACGCCGAAAAGTAGGGCCAGGAGGAAGAAGAGCACGATGCTCAGGGTGGGGTCGTTCCAGAGGAGGGAAAAGCCCAGGAGGACCGTAACGAGAAGGGCCAGGGCGTTCACCGCCTTCTGCCCGGGGAAGAGGATGGGCCGGCTTTTCATGATGCCCTGAAGCTTGGCGAAGGCGATGAGGCTTCCCGTGAAGGCCACGCTCCCGATGAGGCCACCCAGAATGGCCAAGGCCATGAGGCCGGGGTTCTCAAAGGCTCCCTTCAAGAGCTCCACCGCGGCGATGGTGGCGGCCGCGCCCCCACCCATGCCGTTGTAGATGGCCACCATCTGGGGCATGTCGGTCATGGCCACCTTGACGGCCGCCCACCAGGCCACCACGGAGCCCACCAGAAGGGCGATGAGCATAAGGCCAAAGTTCTGCATCCCCGGCCAGAAGAAGGTGGCCAGAACCGCCAGGGCCATGCCCCACCCCGCCCAGACGATGCCGCTTTTGGCGGTGGTGGGATGGGCCATGCGTTTTAAGCCCACGATGAAAAGGATGGCCACCACGAAGTAGGCTGCCTGGATGAGATCCATTACTGACCACCCCCCTTGCCCGGCTTCCTCTCAAACATCTCCAGCATGCGCACCGTAACCGCATACCCCCCGGCGGCGTTGGCCGCCCCCAGGATGACCCCCAGGAAGCCGATAAGCTTCTCCAAACCGGTTTCCGCGTGCCCCAGGACCACCATGGCCCCCACCACCACCACCCCGTGGATGAAGTTGGACCCGGACATCAAGGGGGTGTGGAGGATCACCGGCACCCGGGTGATGAGCTCATAACCCAAAAAGGCCGTGAGCACGAAGATATAAAGGGCAGACCAGAAGCCAAACTCCATCACGCACCTCCCACGAGGGCCTTGGTGGGCCCGTGCAGGATCTCGCCTTCCTTCATGAGAAGCGCCCCCTGGATGATCTCGTCCTCCCACTTGGGGGCAAACTCGCCCTTTTCCACGAGCAGGCTGGAAAGGTTCAAAAGGTTTTTGGCATACATCTCCGAGGCGTGCACGGAAAGCTCGCTGGGGAGGTTCAAGGGGCCAAAGATCCTCACGCCCCTTACCTCCACCACCTCCCCGGGTTGGGTGAGGACGCAGTTACCCCCGCTTTCCGCCGCCAGGTCCACCACCACCGTGCCCGGCTTCAGGCGCTCCACCATGTCCTCGGTGAGGAGGATGGGGGCTCGGCGGCCCGGCACCTGGGCGGTGGTGATGATGGCGTCCATCCCCGCCACGTGCTCCCGCAGGGCCTCGTGCTGGATGCGCTTCTCCTCCTCGGTAAGCTCCCGGGCGTAGCCGCCCTCCCCTTCCGCGCTGATGGGAAGCTCAATGGGCTTGGCTCCCAGGGAGAGGGCCTGCTCCACCGCCGCCTTGCGCACGTCATAGGCAAAGACCTGGGCCCCCAGGCGCTTGGCGGTGGCGATGGCCATAAGCCCCGCCACCCCCACCCCCATGACCATCACCTTGGCGGGGCGGATGGTGCCCGCCGCCGTGGTGAGCATGGGGAAGAAGCGGGGGGAAAGCCTCGCGGCGTGAAGGGCCGCCAGGTACCCCGCCACCGTGGCCTGGCTGGAGAGGGCATCCATGCTCTGGGCCCGGGTGATGCGGGGGATGAGCTCCATGGCGATCACCGTGGCCTTTTTGGCGGCCAAGGCCTTCACCAGGTCCAGGTTCCTGTGAGCCTGGACAAACCCCACCACGATGGCCCCGGGCTCCAGGGCCTCGACCAGGTCCAAGGGAGGCGGTTGAACAGTGAAAAGCAGGTTGGCGCCCCTCAGAAGCTCTCCTCGCTCCACCACCTCTGCCCCAGCTTCCTGGTAGGCGGCGTCGGGGTAGTAGGCACCCTCCCCGGCGCCCCTCTCTACCCGCACCCTGGCCCCCTGCTTCACCAGGCGGGCCACCACCTCGGGCACCAGGGCCACCCTTCTTTCCCCTGGAGCCCTTTCCTTGGGAACCGCTATGGTCACCATAGGACCCTCCTTCCGCGCCAGTATACCAACGGGGCCACGGGCATCTGTCCTTGGCCTCGAGGGTGACCCACTGGTCAGAAGCGAATCCTTATGGAAGAATGCCTCCATGCGGCCCTCCGGGCTCAAGATCGCCTCCGTACTGCTCCTGGGCATCTTCGCCATCAGCTTCGGCAGCATCCTGGTGCGCCTGGCCCTGGCGGCCTCCGGGGATAGAAGCCTAGCCTTCAGCCTGGTGATGAGCGCGGGGCGGATGGGCCTTGCGGCCTTGCTCCTCCTTCCCAGCTGGCGAAGACCTCTGGCCAGCCGAAGGGGGCTTCCCTACGCGGTGGCCGCCGGGGCTTCCCTGGCCCTGCACTTTGCCCTTTGGATCACCTCCCTCTCCTACACCTCGGTGGCGGCCAGCACCGCCTTGGTCACCACCAATCCGGTCTGGGTCACCCTCTTCGGCTGGCTTTTCTTTCGGGAAGCTCCTTCCGGCCTAACCATGCTGGGGATTGGGATAGCCCTTTTGGGAGGGCTTTTGATCGGCCTGGGGGATGCCCAAGGGGGCGGGGGAACCAATCCCCTCCTCGGGGACTTCCTGGCCCTCCTGGGAGCGGTGGCTGCCTCCCTTTACTTCCTCCTGGGGCGGGAAGCCCAGAGGCGGGGGCTTTCCATCCTGGAGTACGTGCGGATAGCCTACACCACCGCAGCCCTCCTCCTCCTTCCTCTTCCCTACCTCTTTGGCGGAGGGTACGGGGGTTATCCCCTTGCGGTCTACGGCTACATCCTCCTCATGGCCCTTTTGCCGCAGCTTTTGGGCCATACCAGCTTCAACTGGGCCACCCGACACATCCCCCCGGTCCTGGTCACCCTGGCCATCCTCTTTGAACCGGTGGGGGCGAGCCTCCTGGCCTTCCTCCTCTTTGGGGAGCTTCCCGGGGTTCAGGTGCTCCTGGGAGCCCTGGTCCTCCTCCTCGGGGTGGGCATAGCCGTGGTGGGGGCACAGCGATGATCTATGTGGCCCTGGCTGCACTTCTATGGGGCCTGGGCGGGGCTCTGGCCGGGCGGTTCATGGGGGAGATTCCCCCCTCGGTCCTCATCCCCTTGCGCTTTCTCCTGAGCTTTTCTCTGCTTCTCCCCCTGGTGCTCCGGTCTCCCCCGGCCGCCAAGGAGTGGCCCCAGCTCCTCCGGGTGGGGCTCGCCCTCTCCGGGGCCCAGGCCTTCTACTACCTGGCCATCCACGCCACCACCGTGGCCACCGGGATCTTCCTTCAGTACCTGGCCCCCGCCCTCCTCACCCTCTACGCCCTCCTAAGGGGGGAAAGGCTTCCCGGCAAGGCCCTTTTGGGGGTGGCCGTGGCCCTTTTGGGAGCCTACGTGCTGGTGGTGGGGTCCAAGGGTTTCACGGCAAGCCCCCTGGGGGTGGCCTACGGCCTCCTCTCCGCCCTTTCCTTCGCCCTTTACGCTGCCTTCTCCCATGGGCTCAAGACCCCGCCCTTGGTGAGCCTGGGGGTGGCCACGGGGGTGGGAAGCCTCCTCTCCCTCCCCATCCTCCTGGGCAACCTTCCCCGGGTTTGGACCTTGGACCCAGGGGACTGGGGGGCGGTGGCCTACCTGGTTATCCTGGGCACGGTGGTGCCCTTTAGCCTCTTCCTCTTGGGGGTGCGCACGGTACCCGCCCGGAACGCCACCCTAACCGCCATGCTGGAGCCGGTGGCCGGGGCGATCTTCGCCTGGCCCCTGGCGGGAGAACCCTTGAGCTTCGAGGGCCTTCTGGGCGGTACCCTCATCCTCCTGGGAGTGGCTCTGAACCGGAGGTGATATGGCAGCGCGGGTTTTTCTCCTCTTCACCCTAGGCTACTTCCTCTCCTACTTCTACCGGTCGGCCAATGCGGTGCTGGCCAAGGATCTGTCCCAGGACCTGGGCCTGGGTCCGGCGGAGCTGGGCTTTATGACCAGCCTCTTCTACCTCTCCTTCGCCACGGTACAGCTCCCCTTGGGAAGCCTCCTGGACCGGTATGGTCCCCGGATCATCACCCCGGCCCTCCTCCTGGTGGCTTCCCTGGGAAGCGTGGTCTTCGGGCTGGCGCAAAGCTTCCCCACCCTGGCCCTGGGCCGGGCCCTGATCGGGGTGGGGATGGCCGCCGCCCTTATGGGCTCGCTAAAAGCCTTTAGCCTCTGGTTCCCCCGGACCTACGCCACCGTTTCCACCCTCCTGGTGGGCCTGGGGGCCACAGGGGGGCTTTTGGCGGCCACCCCCCTGGCCCTCCTGAAGGAGGCCATGGGCTGGCGGGGGGTCTTCCTCCTGGGGGCAGGGGTGGTGGTCCTGGTGGCCCTTCTCATCTACCTGGGGGTGCGGAACACCCCCCCTGGGGTTCCCTGGCCCAAGGGTGGGGGAGGCGGAGGGCTAAGGGAAGTCCTGGGCAATTCCAGGCTCCTGCGGGTGGCCTTTTTGGCCTTGGCCTTTGCGGGAAGCTTCCTGGCTTTGCAAACCCTCTGGGCTGGGGCCTACGCCTACGCCCTGGGCCTCGAGGCGGTGAAGGTGGGGAACCTCCTCCTCCTCTACTCGGGAGGCGCGGTCCTGGGCTTTTTGGTATCCGGCTACCTGGCCGACCGCCTGGGCACCGCCAAGGTGCTGGTGGGCGCGGCCTCTTTCTTCGCCCTGGGCCTCCTCCTCGCCCTCTTCAAGCTTCTTGCCCTTGCCTACCCCCTCATGGGATTCTTCGGAGCCTTCAACATCCTCACCCTTACCCAGGCCCGGGAGCTAGTGCCCCCTCACCTGGTGGGCCGGGGCACCACCTTGGTGAACCTCTTCGGCATTGGGGGCACCTTCCTGTTGCAGTGGGGGGTGGGGGTGGCGGTGGGAACCCTGGGATACGCCTTCGCCTTCGGCAGCCTTCTTGGCCTTCTCCTTCTGGCTCTTTTCCTTTACCGCCCCCTTCTCGGTTTGGGGAAAACCTCGGGGTGAAAACCTCCTGGACCCCCATTCGGTCAGTCTAGGCGTTCTTGCGGAAGCGGATTGGGAAAAGGAGCGGGCGTTCCCAAGGGCCCAAAGGGTGGTACCATTCCTGGGTCCTGAGATATCTTGGAGTATATTCCATTTTCCCCGGCAGGCGGCGAACTTTGTTATATGCCCTCGAGGCCTTGCGGGGACCTTTTGCGATTAGGAGCCGGCATCTAGCCTGTTAGCCAATGGCCGAGCCTGGGCAAAACTAACACTTTTGGGTTAAACTCCCTCCATGCTAGCCCAGGTGCGAAGCTATACCCTCTTCGGCCTGGACGCGGTTCCCGTCACCGTGGAGGTGGATGTTAGCCCCGGGCTTCCCAGCTACGCCCTGGTGGGGTTGCCGGACAAGGCGGTGGAGGAAAGCCGGGAGCGGGTCAGGGCCGCCCTAAAGAACTCGGGCTTCCCCTACCCCCAGGCCCGGGTGGTGGTGAACCTGGCCCCGGCGGAACTCCGTAAGGAAGGAAGCCACTTTGACCTGCCCATCGCCTTGGGGCTTCTGGCCGCCCAAGGGGTGGTGCCCCTGGAGGGCCTGGCGGGCCTGGCGGTGGCCGGGGAGCTGGGCCTGGATGGAACCCTGCGCCCGGTGCCCGGGGCGGTGAACCTGGCTTTGGGGGCCTTGGGCGAAGGGAAAAAGCTCCTCCTGCCCCTGGAAAGCGCCAAGGAGGCCGCCTTGGTGGAGGGGGTGGAGGTCTACGGGGTGGAAAACCTCCTTCAGGCGGTGGCCTACCTGAGGGGAGAAGAGGAGCCCAGGAGGGTGGAGCCCGACGATCCCGTGGCCGCCCTGGAGGCTTTGGACCTCCGGGACGTGAAGGGCCAGGCCAAGGCCAAAAGGGCCCTGGAGATCGCCGCCGCCGGTTACCACCACCTCCTTATGGTGGGAAGCCCGGGCTCGGGAAAAACTATGCTGGCTAGGCGCCTTCCCTTTCTGCTTCCCCCTTTGAGCCAGGAGGCCGCCCTCGAGGTAAGCCGCATCCACTCCGCCGCCGGGCAGATCCTTAAGGGCCTGGTGCGCACGCCCCCCTTCCGCGCCCCCCACCACACGGTGAGCTACGCGGGCCTCATCGGGGGCGGGGCCATCCCCAAGCCGGGGGAGGTTTCCCTGGCCCACCGGGGGGTGCTTTTCCTGGACGAGTTCCCCGAGTTTTCCCGGGATGCCCTGGAAGCCCTCCGCCAGCCCCTCGAGGACGGGGTGGTGACCGTCTCCCGGGCCAGGGCCAGCCTCACCTTCCCCGCCCGCTTCCTCCTGGTGGCGGCCATGAACCCCTGCCCCTGCGGCTGGTACGGGGACCCGGAGCGGGCCTGCACCTGCACCCCGGCAAGCCGCCAGCGCTACGTGGGGAAGATCTCCGGACCTCTCCTGGACCGGTTTGACCTGGTGGTGGAGGTGCCCCGCTTAACCCCAGCTGAGCTCGCCCGCGCCCCCGAAGGGGAAGGCACCGAGGCCGTGCGGGAAAGGGTCCTAAGGGCCCGGGAGAGGATGCTCGCCCGGCAGGGCAGGCCCAACGGGGAGCTTGCGGGAAAGGCCCTGAGGGAGCACGTACGCTTAACCTCGGGGGCGGAAAACCTCCTCCAGGCAGCGGCCAAGCGGATGCTCCTTTCCGCCAGGAGCTACGACCGCCTCCTCCGGGTAGCCCGCACCATCGCCGACCTGCAGGGAGCGGAGAGCGTGGAGGAAAACCACGTGGCCGAGGCCTTGGCCTACCGCAAGACCCTCTAGCCCACCTGGGCAGCAAGCCAGGGAACAAGGGCCTCCGCCGCCTCGAGGTTGGTGGCCAAGGGCACCCCGTGCACGTTGCACACCCGCATGAGGGCCTGCACGTCGGGCTCGTGGGGCTTGGGGGTGAGGGGATCCTGGAAGAAGAGCACGCAAAGCACCTTTCCCTCAGCCACCCTGGACCCGATCTGCATATCCCCTCCCAGGGGACCGGAAAGAACCCGCTCCACCTCGAGGCCGGTGGCCTCCTGGATGCGTTTCCCCGTGGTGCCCGTGGCCAGGAGGGGGAAGCGGGAAAGAAGCTCCCGGTGCCGTTGGCAAAAGGCCACCATATCGTCCTTCTTGGCATCGTGGGCGATAAGGGCCAAGGCCTTCATGGGACCATTGTATGCTCCTTTCCATGGAAGCCCTCACCTTCAAGGAGGCCCAGAGGCAGGTGGACGCCTGGATCAGCCAGTTCAAGGAAGGCTATTTCCCGCCTCTTCTCATGCTGGCCCGTCTGACGGAGGAGCTAGGGGAGGTGGCCCGGGTCCTGGCCCACCGCCATGGGAAGAAGCCCAAGCCAGGGGAGGAGGAAGGGGATCTGGCCATGGAGCTCGCCGACCTCCTCTTCGTCCTCATCTCCCTGGCCAACCGGGAGGGCATCGACCTGGAGGAAGCCTTCCTCAAGGCCATGGCCAAGTACCGGGACCGGGACGGGGAGCGCTGGACCCGGAAAGGGGGCTAGGATGGAGCGCCCCTTTTTGGAAGCCCAGGGCCTGCACAAGCGCTTCGGGGCCCTCGAGGCCGTCCTGGTGGGCTACTTGCTCTGGTCCTTCACCCTGCTTTCCTATAGCAGCCTCTCCTTCGGCCTCACCGAGGAGGCCCAGACGGGCACCCTGGAGCAGGTCTTCCTTACCCCCTATGGGCCGATTCCCCTTTTTCTGGTGCGGAACCTCTCCGGCCTCCTCATCCAGGGGCTCCTGGTCTTTCTCATCGCCTTGGTGCTCATGGCCCTAACGGGAGCCCGGCTTTCCTTCCATCCCGGAGTGGTTCTCCCCTTCCTGGCCGTTCTCCTGGGGGGGTATGGCCTCGGGTTTGCCATGGGAAGCCTGGCCCTTTTATACAAGCGCATCGGCCAGCTTCTGGGCCTTTCCCAGTTCCTCTTGCTCTTTCTCCTGCAAGCCCCGGGCCAGGGGCTTTTTCTCCTCTTGCCCATGGCCCCCGGGGCCGCCTTAGCCCGGAGCATGCTGGCGGAAGGAGCGCCCCTGGACCCCCTGTTCCTGCTTCTGGCCTTCCTGAACGGCTTCCTCTACCTGGGCCTGGGGCTTTTCCTCTTCAAACTGGCGGTACATCGGGCCAAGAAGCTGGGGCTTTTGCATGGCTACTAGGCTCGTCCTTCTCGCCTTGGGACCCGCCCTGGCCCTGGGCCTGGGGCGGTTCGCCTACGCCCTGGTCCTGCCCCTCATGCAAAACGCCTGGGGGCTTTCCTACGCCCAAGCGGGGATCCTGGGAAGCGCCAACACCCTGGGCTACCTGGTGGGGGCCTTTTTCAGCCACCGCCTCCTAGGCCGGGTGGGCTACCGGAAAGGGTTCTTTCTGGCCCTCTTCCTGCAGGGCCCCATCCTGGCCCTCACGGGGATGGAAAACCTCCCCCTGGTCTTCAGCCTGCGGTTTC is a genomic window containing:
- the mgsA gene encoding methylglyoxal synthase is translated as MKALALIAHDAKKDDMVAFCQRHRELLSRFPLLATGTTGKRIQEATGLEVERVLSGPLGGDMQIGSRVAEGKVLCVLFFQDPLTPKPHEPDVQALMRVCNVHGVPLATNLEAAEALVPWLAAQVG
- a CDS encoding YifB family Mg chelatase-like AAA ATPase — encoded protein: MLAQVRSYTLFGLDAVPVTVEVDVSPGLPSYALVGLPDKAVEESRERVRAALKNSGFPYPQARVVVNLAPAELRKEGSHFDLPIALGLLAAQGVVPLEGLAGLAVAGELGLDGTLRPVPGAVNLALGALGEGKKLLLPLESAKEAALVEGVEVYGVENLLQAVAYLRGEEEPRRVEPDDPVAALEALDLRDVKGQAKAKRALEIAAAGYHHLLMVGSPGSGKTMLARRLPFLLPPLSQEAALEVSRIHSAAGQILKGLVRTPPFRAPHHTVSYAGLIGGGAIPKPGEVSLAHRGVLFLDEFPEFSRDALEALRQPLEDGVVTVSRARASLTFPARFLLVAAMNPCPCGWYGDPERACTCTPASRQRYVGKISGPLLDRFDLVVEVPRLTPAELARAPEGEGTEAVRERVLRARERMLARQGRPNGELAGKALREHVRLTSGAENLLQAAAKRMLLSARSYDRLLRVARTIADLQGAESVEENHVAEALAYRKTL
- a CDS encoding ABC transporter permease, producing MERPFLEAQGLHKRFGALEAVLVGYLLWSFTLLSYSSLSFGLTEEAQTGTLEQVFLTPYGPIPLFLVRNLSGLLIQGLLVFLIALVLMALTGARLSFHPGVVLPFLAVLLGGYGLGFAMGSLALLYKRIGQLLGLSQFLLLFLLQAPGQGLFLLLPMAPGAALARSMLAEGAPLDPLFLLLAFLNGFLYLGLGLFLFKLAVHRAKKLGLLHGY
- a CDS encoding nucleotide pyrophosphohydrolase, encoding MEALTFKEAQRQVDAWISQFKEGYFPPLLMLARLTEELGEVARVLAHRHGKKPKPGEEEGDLAMELADLLFVLISLANREGIDLEEAFLKAMAKYRDRDGERWTRKGG